A single Candidatus Rubidus massiliensis DNA region contains:
- the oppA gene encoding Stage 0 sporulation protein KA, whose translation MKRFVISLCYCLIASSFFLSCHKDTKKQVNHLKIAISEEPTTLDPRFATDLASMTTIKMLYEGLIRLNCFGKPQYAIAEKIEISPDQKTYTIHLKESKWSDDSPLTAQDFEETWFSVLDSKNLAPNAYQLFMIRGAKDFHLNKVSKNEVGIKASDSKTLVVEIEKPIPYFITLLSSPFFLPVHKTLRQTEEIEGTNVPSNGPFTLKDWKKHNELSLTKNYNYVENKQVVFTDIELDVLDENIAYQMFLSNDLDWAGSPMSTLPQDSLQALKHRNLIRYLQAAGTHWLRFNTNDPIFSNKYFRQALSYAINRKDIVDHVTQGHQTPALAIVPPLMGLTSKGYFQDSDNPKAWEAFQLALKELKIDNDQIPELVLSYGASEREHKIAQVLQQQWQKIFSIPIRLEKVESKSYLAKVKSGNYQIAIGSWFADFMDPMNFLEIFKSKANSSNRTSWENETYTTILNQSDEEADETKRKELLVQAEKILMDEMPVAPLFFSTFNFLKSENGQHVSLIPLGYFNFNCNELTYDSIP comes from the coding sequence ATGAAACGATTCGTTATCTCTTTGTGTTATTGCCTTATTGCTTCATCGTTTTTCCTCTCTTGCCATAAGGATACGAAAAAACAAGTCAACCATTTAAAAATTGCAATCTCTGAAGAACCTACTACGTTAGACCCCCGTTTTGCGACAGACTTAGCTTCAATGACAACAATAAAAATGCTTTATGAAGGACTTATTCGGTTAAATTGTTTTGGCAAGCCTCAATATGCTATTGCGGAAAAGATAGAGATTAGTCCAGATCAAAAAACCTACACGATCCACTTAAAAGAAAGTAAATGGTCAGATGATTCCCCTCTTACTGCACAAGATTTTGAAGAAACATGGTTTAGCGTACTAGACTCCAAAAATCTTGCTCCTAATGCTTATCAATTATTTATGATTCGAGGAGCCAAAGATTTTCATCTTAACAAAGTTTCAAAAAATGAAGTTGGCATTAAAGCAAGTGATAGCAAAACTTTAGTTGTAGAAATTGAAAAACCAATTCCCTATTTTATCACTTTACTTTCCTCTCCTTTCTTTTTGCCAGTTCATAAAACTTTAAGGCAAACAGAAGAGATAGAAGGAACAAACGTACCATCTAATGGCCCATTTACTTTAAAAGATTGGAAAAAACACAACGAACTTTCCCTAACTAAAAATTACAATTATGTTGAGAATAAGCAAGTTGTCTTTACTGATATTGAATTAGATGTTTTGGATGAAAATATTGCTTATCAAATGTTTTTATCAAACGATCTAGATTGGGCAGGCTCTCCCATGTCAACCCTTCCTCAAGACTCGTTACAAGCATTAAAGCATCGCAATTTAATTAGATATTTACAAGCGGCTGGTACTCATTGGTTGCGCTTTAATACAAATGATCCTATTTTTTCTAATAAATATTTTAGACAAGCTCTAAGCTACGCTATTAATCGAAAAGATATTGTAGATCACGTCACACAAGGACATCAAACACCAGCCCTTGCCATTGTACCACCTCTTATGGGTTTAACGTCTAAGGGTTACTTTCAAGATAGTGACAATCCGAAAGCTTGGGAAGCTTTTCAATTAGCGTTAAAAGAGTTAAAAATTGATAACGATCAAATACCTGAATTAGTTTTAAGCTATGGAGCTTCAGAAAGAGAACACAAAATTGCTCAAGTACTTCAACAACAGTGGCAAAAGATCTTTAGTATTCCGATTCGACTTGAAAAAGTAGAATCTAAAAGCTACTTGGCTAAAGTAAAAAGTGGTAACTACCAAATAGCTATAGGTTCTTGGTTTGCAGATTTTATGGATCCAATGAATTTTTTGGAAATATTTAAATCAAAAGCTAATTCTAGTAATCGCACTAGTTGGGAAAATGAAACCTATACCACTATACTCAATCAATCTGATGAAGAGGCTGATGAAACAAAAAGAAAAGAGCTACTCGTTCAAGCTGAAAAAATTCTAATGGATGAGATGCCTGTCGCTCCTTTGTTTTTTTCAACGTTTAACTTTTTAAAAAGTGAAAATGGACAACACGTTTCTTTGATTCCTCTTGGCTATTTTAATTTTAACTGTAACGAATTAACTTATGA
- the ribH gene encoding 6,7-dimethyl-8-ribityllumazine synthase — MKEIIGYMQVPKARVGIIVSHFNQAITQNLLDGAKLALKQLGVLDSNIECVWVPGAFELPLTAQIMIQNNDFDAIICLGAVIRGSTPHFDYVCSQVSSGINRVSLDFNVPVIFGVLTTNTIEEAIERSGTKAGNKGADAAFAAIEMISVLQQIGKS, encoded by the coding sequence ATGAAAGAAATTATTGGATATATGCAAGTCCCAAAAGCTAGAGTTGGTATCATAGTTTCACACTTTAACCAAGCTATTACACAAAATTTGCTAGATGGAGCAAAGCTTGCTTTAAAACAACTAGGCGTATTAGACAGTAATATTGAATGCGTATGGGTGCCAGGGGCCTTTGAATTACCACTTACTGCACAAATAATGATTCAAAATAATGATTTTGATGCAATTATTTGCTTAGGGGCTGTTATTCGTGGGAGTACGCCTCACTTTGACTATGTTTGCTCACAAGTATCTTCTGGAATAAATAGAGTTTCTTTAGACTTTAACGTTCCGGTCATTTTTGGGGTATTAACGACTAATACAATCGAAGAAGCAATTGAAAGATCAGGTACAAAAGCTGGTAATAAAGGTGCAGATGCTGCTTTTGCTGCGATAGAAATGATTTCAGTACTTCAGCAAATTGGAAAAAGTTAA
- the ribBA gene encoding Riboflavin biosynthesis protein RibBA yields MPLNSIEEAIKALQNGQFIIVVDDENRENEGDLIIAAEKVTPQSLAFMIRHTSGVVCMPMLADRLDELNIPMMVQHNTEKKNTAFTVSVDYKHTTTTGISAADRTATILALIDDNSKTDDFARPGHIFPLKYKEGGVLKRAGHTEAAVDLARLAGLYPAGVICELVNDDGEMSRLPDLERFSQIHQIPIISIEELIRYRRKKERLVHCISKARLPTPYGEFTAYVYKSVLDDIEHMAIVKGEVKGMENVLVRVHSECLTGDVFASLRCDCGPQLQLALEKISKEGAGVLVYLRGHEGRGIGLGHKLKAYELQDLGQDTYEANLQLGFPVDSREYGIGAQILADLGITTIRLLTNNPAKYTGLAGYDLTISERVPLPINPNLENYKYLLAKKNKMGHLLDIEEKETI; encoded by the coding sequence ATGCCTTTAAATTCGATCGAAGAAGCAATCAAAGCTTTACAAAATGGCCAATTTATAATCGTTGTTGACGATGAAAATCGGGAAAACGAGGGAGATTTGATCATTGCAGCTGAAAAGGTTACCCCTCAGTCTTTAGCTTTTATGATTCGCCATACAAGCGGCGTTGTCTGTATGCCAATGTTAGCTGATAGATTAGATGAACTTAATATCCCTATGATGGTGCAACATAATACCGAAAAGAAAAATACAGCTTTTACAGTTTCCGTTGATTATAAACATACGACAACGACTGGAATATCAGCAGCGGATAGAACAGCTACAATTTTAGCTTTAATTGATGACAATAGTAAAACTGATGATTTTGCAAGGCCAGGTCACATTTTCCCTTTAAAGTATAAAGAAGGGGGCGTCTTAAAAAGAGCTGGCCACACAGAAGCTGCGGTTGATTTAGCAAGGCTTGCTGGCCTTTATCCAGCAGGTGTTATTTGTGAGCTGGTCAATGATGATGGTGAAATGTCTCGACTTCCTGACTTAGAAAGATTTTCACAAATTCATCAAATTCCAATTATTTCAATTGAAGAATTGATTAGATATAGACGTAAAAAGGAACGTTTAGTTCATTGCATTTCCAAAGCGCGTCTTCCAACTCCCTATGGTGAATTTACAGCTTATGTTTATAAATCTGTACTGGATGATATAGAACATATGGCGATTGTAAAAGGAGAAGTTAAAGGAATGGAAAACGTTTTAGTAAGGGTTCATTCTGAATGTCTTACAGGCGATGTTTTTGCGTCTTTACGTTGTGATTGCGGTCCACAACTTCAATTGGCTTTAGAAAAAATCAGCAAAGAAGGCGCTGGCGTGTTAGTTTATTTAAGAGGGCACGAAGGCAGAGGAATTGGTCTTGGTCACAAATTAAAAGCTTATGAATTGCAAGATTTAGGGCAAGACACTTATGAAGCAAATTTACAACTTGGCTTCCCAGTGGATAGCCGTGAATATGGGATTGGTGCTCAAATACTTGCAGATCTTGGCATTACAACAATTCGCCTTTTAACTAATAATCCTGCAAAATATACTGGACTTGCCGGATATGATTTAACCATTTCTGAACGAGTACCATTACCGATTAATCCAAATCTTGAAAATTACAAGTATCTATTAGCAAAAAAAAATAAAATGGGTCATCTTTTAGATATAGAAGAAAAGGAAACTATATGA
- the bicA gene encoding Bicarbonate transporter BicA, with amino-acid sequence MESKSHGKTLPLKTVPFDLVSGIVVFLVALPLCLGVALASNAPLFSGLLAGIIGGIVVGCLSGSNTSVSGPAAGLTAIVAVEIGDLGSFEAFLAAVVLAGIIQIILSIAKLGNIASFFPSSVIKGLLSAIGIILILKQIPHLLGHDSDPIGNKSFYQLDNNNTFTELFETWFHIHPGAALVGIISLILFVLWEKTFLKKTYIPAPLAVVIIGVLLSFYLKTLGGNWEIGNDHLVQVPVASTVREFFSFFIFPDWTTLMESTVYFSALTIAVVASLETLLNIEAVDKIDPQQRYTPPNRELLAQGVGNLFSGLVGGLPITSVIVRSSVNINSGAKTKLSAIWHGILLFLSILLVPTWLNQIPLSTLAAILFVTGLKLASPQLMKQMWQEGKNQFIPYIITVIAIVLSDILMGVLIGLASSIYFILQSNARSPIKKTMEKHATGYEVLHIELPNQVSFFNRASLDNTLQKVPNGGHVLIDANNTDYIDPDILDLITDYEKNVSKSRGIHLSLVGFKDRYPPLEDKIQFVDFSNIETQTALTPEEVLWILQEGNTRFREGKHIKRNLDRQLHAATYGQFPMAVILSCIDSRAPAEVIFDLGLGDVFSVRIAGNVISRKILGSIEYSCAVAGAKVIVVMGHTLCGAVKASFDLICSDKTTEEATGCVNLDYLIKEIQHSIDKDDCSKYLALNDNQKQEFLNEIAHKNVLRTISEIRKNSSTLDALANDGKIVLVGAMYDISNARVSFFQTTDPKVHLDKEELNTGNRFKRFFKIFKPRS; translated from the coding sequence GTGGAAAGTAAATCTCATGGAAAAACTCTTCCTTTAAAAACTGTTCCCTTTGATTTAGTTTCTGGAATAGTTGTATTTTTAGTCGCATTGCCTTTGTGTCTAGGAGTTGCCTTGGCATCCAATGCTCCTCTTTTTTCAGGCTTACTTGCAGGAATAATTGGAGGGATTGTTGTCGGTTGTCTTAGTGGATCAAACACAAGCGTTAGTGGGCCAGCGGCCGGTTTAACTGCAATTGTAGCTGTTGAAATTGGTGATCTTGGTAGCTTTGAAGCTTTCTTAGCAGCTGTTGTTTTAGCAGGCATTATTCAAATCATTTTAAGTATCGCAAAGCTTGGTAATATTGCCTCTTTTTTTCCATCTAGCGTTATTAAAGGTTTACTATCGGCCATTGGTATTATCCTAATTTTAAAACAAATACCTCACTTACTAGGACACGATTCAGATCCAATTGGCAATAAATCCTTTTATCAATTAGACAATAACAACACCTTTACAGAGTTATTTGAAACATGGTTTCATATTCATCCAGGAGCTGCCCTTGTGGGCATTATATCATTAATACTGTTTGTTTTGTGGGAAAAGACTTTCTTAAAAAAAACTTACATACCTGCGCCCTTAGCTGTTGTAATCATAGGAGTCCTTTTAAGTTTTTATTTGAAGACTTTAGGTGGAAATTGGGAAATTGGAAATGATCATTTAGTCCAAGTGCCTGTAGCCTCAACCGTTAGAGAGTTTTTTTCTTTTTTTATTTTCCCTGACTGGACAACTTTGATGGAAAGCACCGTTTACTTTTCAGCCTTAACCATTGCCGTCGTAGCTTCTTTAGAAACACTCTTAAATATTGAAGCTGTTGATAAAATTGATCCACAACAAAGATACACGCCTCCCAATAGAGAATTATTAGCTCAAGGGGTTGGAAATCTTTTTAGTGGTCTTGTTGGAGGCCTACCCATTACAAGTGTCATTGTTCGCAGTTCCGTAAATATAAATTCCGGTGCTAAAACAAAATTGAGCGCCATATGGCACGGTATTCTACTTTTTTTAAGTATATTATTAGTGCCGACTTGGTTAAATCAAATTCCCCTATCAACTTTAGCAGCCATTTTATTTGTTACTGGTTTAAAACTAGCAAGTCCTCAATTAATGAAACAAATGTGGCAAGAGGGGAAAAATCAATTTATCCCTTACATTATAACAGTTATTGCTATTGTACTTTCTGACATTTTAATGGGTGTTTTGATTGGATTAGCCTCATCGATTTATTTTATTTTACAAAGCAATGCAAGAAGTCCTATCAAAAAAACCATGGAAAAACACGCTACAGGCTATGAAGTATTGCATATAGAGCTTCCAAACCAAGTGAGTTTTTTTAATCGTGCTTCATTGGATAACACCTTACAAAAAGTCCCCAATGGGGGGCATGTGTTAATCGATGCTAATAATACAGATTACATTGATCCAGATATCTTAGACTTAATCACCGATTATGAAAAAAATGTCTCAAAAAGTCGCGGCATCCATTTAAGCCTTGTTGGTTTCAAAGATCGATATCCACCTTTAGAAGACAAAATTCAATTTGTGGATTTTAGTAACATCGAAACTCAAACAGCTTTAACTCCAGAAGAAGTGTTATGGATTTTGCAAGAAGGCAATACGCGATTTAGGGAAGGCAAGCATATTAAGCGCAATTTAGATCGACAGTTACACGCTGCGACATATGGCCAATTTCCAATGGCGGTAATTTTAAGTTGTATCGATTCTAGGGCTCCAGCTGAAGTTATTTTTGACTTAGGATTAGGAGATGTTTTTAGTGTTCGGATCGCCGGTAATGTGATAAGTCGAAAGATTTTAGGAAGTATAGAATATAGTTGTGCAGTCGCGGGCGCTAAAGTTATCGTCGTAATGGGACATACTCTATGTGGGGCTGTAAAAGCATCCTTTGATTTGATTTGTAGCGATAAAACAACAGAAGAAGCCACAGGTTGCGTCAATCTTGATTATTTAATTAAGGAGATTCAACATTCGATTGATAAAGATGATTGTTCTAAATATCTTGCGTTAAATGACAACCAAAAACAGGAATTTTTAAACGAAATAGCTCACAAAAACGTGTTAAGAACAATTAGCGAGATTAGAAAAAATAGTTCTACTTTAGACGCTTTGGCAAATGATGGAAAAATAGTCCTAGTTGGGGCTATGTATGACATTTCTAATGCAAGAGTGTCCTTTTTTCAAACAACGGATCCAAAAGTTCACTTAGATAAAGAAGAATTAAATACAGGAAATCGTTTCAAAAGATTTTTTAAAATTTTTAAACCTCGCTCTTGA
- a CDS encoding formamidopyrimidine-DNA glycosylase — translation MPELPEVETIVQDLLISHILNKPIKNITINFDKIIGNTKPELFTKALFGQSISL, via the coding sequence ATGCCAGAATTACCTGAAGTTGAAACAATCGTTCAAGATTTACTCATAAGTCATATCTTAAATAAACCTATAAAAAATATAACGATCAATTTTGATAAAATTATAGGAAACACAAAACCTGAATTGTTCACAAAAGCTTTATTTGGTCAATCTATAAGTCTATAG